A window of the Gossypium hirsutum isolate 1008001.06 chromosome A05, Gossypium_hirsutum_v2.1, whole genome shotgun sequence genome harbors these coding sequences:
- the LOC107959850 gene encoding probable phospholipid-transporting ATPase 8 isoform X3, translating into MPKSGKKGTQEWCIATNLIVKSKFGSACVSFSPLAPYSAPSIILPLVVVIGATMAKEGVEDWRRNLQDIEANNRKVEVYDKSSCSFRQTKWKDLRVGDLVKVCKDEYFPADLLLLSSSYEDVVCYVETMNLDGETNLKLKHALNVTSFYSSAESLKEFRAVIKCEDPNEHLYSFIGTLYFDCQQYSLSPQQILLRDSKLKNTEYIFGVVIFTGHDTKVMQNATDPPSKRTKIERRMDRIIYVLFSTLILVSFIGSLFFGIETNNDLSGGNYTRWYLRPDKTTVFFDPRRPAVAAFLHCLTGLMLYGYLIPISLYVSIEICKVLQSIFINQDQAMYDEVMDRPAHARTSNLNEELGQVHTILSDKTGTLTCNSMEFVKCSIAGTLYGRGMTEVEIALARKRGEQLTEQAPIDASESKKSFKGFNFRDEHIMDGKWVSEPQRDVIQKFFRVLATCHTAVPEVMGPDEIMYEAESPDEAAFVIAAREVGFEFFARNQTSIKLRELDPTSGIRVDRVYELLHVLEFSSARKRMSVIVKNPENQLLLLAKGADSVIFERLSKEGRAYEERTKEHIEKYSEAGLRTMAVAYRELDNDEYKTWEQEFLKAKTSVSADRDVLMDELACQIERDLILLGATAVEDKLQKGVPGCIDKLARAGIGIWVLTGDKRGTAINIGYACSLLRHGMKQIVITLELPEILAQEKEGDKEAIAEASLNSIKLQILKAKSQVTEESSTEFGLIIDGKSLTYAMDKNLVNSFMDLAMRCATVICCRSSPKQKAVVSIMFVEPSKRWDFLYMQITRLVKSVTGRTTLAIGDGANDVGMLQEADIGVGISGVEGMQAVMASDFAIAQFRFLERLLLVHGHWCYRRISMMICYFFYKNITFGFTLFWFEAYTYFSGQPAYNDWYMSCYNVFFTSLPVIALGVFDQDVSARLCLKHPLLYQEGVRNILFNWPRILGWMFNGLLSSIIIYFLTTNSITGPAFRKDGQVADYSVLGVTMYTCVVWTVNCQMALSINYFTWIQHLFIWGSIAFWYIFLVVYGSIPPTLSTTAYKVLVEACAPSILYWLTTLLVVIAALLPLLSYRAFQIRFQPMEHDRIQIQRRRPESTEYDATQRRLSESSEARTSSELPSEVRIRIDNLKASSKRKN; encoded by the exons ATGCCCAAATCGGGCAAAAAGGGTACTCAAGAGTGGTGTATTGCAACGAACCTGATAGTCAAGAGCAAATTCGGCTCAG CTTGTGTTTCTTTTAGTCCGCTGGCTCCATATTCAGCACCAAGCATTATTCTGCCTCTCGTTGTGGTGATTGGAGCTACAATGGCCAAAGAGGGTGTCGAAGATTGGAGGCGAAACCTCCAG GATATAGAGGCAAACAATCGAAAGGTTGAAGTTTACGATAAAAGTTCATGTTCTTTCAGACAAACCAAATGGAAGGATCTCCGTGTTGGTGATCTTGTTAAGGTGTGCAAGGACGAATATTTTCCTGCTGATTTACTCCTACTTTCTTCAAGCTACGAAGATGTTGTTTGCTATGTTGAGACAATGAACCTTGATGGAGAGACTAATTTAAAGTTAAAGCATGCTCTCAATGTAACATCCTTCTATTCTAGTGCAGAGAGCCTCAAGGAATTTAGAGCTGTGATCAAGTGTGAGGATCCAAATGAGCATCTTTATTCTTTCATCGGAACATTGTACTTTGATTGTCAACAATACTCACTTTCCCCACAGCAGATCCTTTTGCGAGATTCTAAACTGAAGAATACTGAATATATCTTCGGTGTGGTTATTTTTACTGGACATGACACAAAAGTAATGCAGAATGCAACAGATCCTCCTTCCAAGAGGACTAAGATTGAGAGGAGGATGGATAGGATAATATATGTCCTTTTCAGTACTCTGATTTTGGTATCATTCATAGGATCTCTGTTTTTTGGAATTGAAACTAATAACGATCTTAGCGGTGGAAATTATACAAGGTGGTATCTCCGACCAGATAAAACAACTGTATTCTTTGACCCCAGAAGACCAGCAGTGGCTGCATTTTTGCATTGCTTGACCGGTCTTATGTTGTATGGATATTTGATACCTATATCATTGTATGTCTCAATTGAGATTTGCAAGGTTTTACAAAGCATTTTCATTAATCAAGATCAGGCTATGTATGACGAGGTAATGGATAGGCCAGCGCATGCACGGACATCTAATTTGAATGAGGAACTTGGTCAGGTCCATACTATACTCTCCGACAAAActggcactttgacatgcaactcGATGGAGTTTGTGAAATGTTCAATAGCTGGCACTCTCTATGGTCGTGGCATGACAGAGGTTGAAATTGCTCTGGCGAGGAAAAGAGGTGAGCAATTGACTGAACAGGCGCCTATTGATGCTTCTGAATCAAAAAAATCCTTCAAGGGTTTCAACTTCAGAGATGAACATATTATGGATGGGAAATGGGTGTCTGAACCTCAAAGGGATGTCATACAAAAGTTCTTTCGGGTCTTAGCAACTTGCCATACAGCAGTTCCTGAAGTAATGGGTCCTGATGAGATTATGTATGAAGCTGAGTCACCTGATGAAGCAGCATTTGTCATTGCTGCTCGAGAGGTTGGTTTTGAATTTTTTGCAAGGAATCAAACAAGCATAAAATTGCGTGAATTAGATCCCACGAGTGGCATAAGAGTTGACAG GGTATACGAGCTTCTTCATGTTTTGGAGTTCAGTAGTGCTCGGAAAAGGATGTCCGTAATTGTAAAGAACCCAGAGAACCAGTTGTTGCTCCTTGCCAAGGGTGCAGACAG TGTTATATTTGAAAGGCTTTCGAAAGAAGGTAGGGCGTATGAGGAACGGACCAAGGAGCATATTGAAAAATATTCCGAGGCAGGATTACGAACCATGGCAGTTGCATATCGTGAGCTTGATAATGATGAGTATAAAACTTGGGAACAAGAATTTCTGAAGGCCAAAACTTCTGTATCTGCTGATAGAGATGTTTTGATGGATGAATTGGCTTGTCAAATTGAAAGGGACTTAATTCTTCTCGGTGCCACAGCTGTTGAAGACAAATTACAAAAGGGG GTCCCAGGCTGTATTGACAAGCTTGCACGTGCTGGAATTGGAATATGGGTCTTGACAGGCGACAAAAGGGGAACTGCTATTAATATCGG GTATGCATGCAGTCTACTAAGACATGGAATGAAACAGATTGTGATCACGCTAGAGTTGCCGGAAATTTTAGCCCAGGAAAAAGAAGGGGATAAGGAGGCCATTGCTGAG GCTTCTCTTAATAGTATAAAGCTGCAAATACTCAAGGCAAAATCTCAAGTGACTGAAGAAAGTTCAACTGAGTTTGGCCTGATAATTGATGGCAAGTCCTTGACTTATGCTATGGACAAGAATCTGGTAAACAGCTTTATGGATCTTGCAATGCGTTGTGCTACTGTTATATGCTGTCGATCTTCACCGAAACAAAAGGCTGTTGTAAGTATCATGTTTGTGGAGCCAAGCAAGCGATGGGATTTTT TATATATGCAGATTACAAGACTGGTGAAATCCGTTACGGGTAGAACAACACTAGCTATTGGTGATGGAGCAAACGATGTTGGTATGCTTCAAGAGGCTGATATTGGGGTAGGCATAAGTGGAGTCGAAGGGATGCAG GCTGTTATGGCAAGTGATTTTGCGATAGCTCAATTTCGTTTTTTGGAACGTTTATTACTGGTGCATGGCCATTGGTGTTACAGGCGAATATCGATGATG ATCTGCTACTTTTTCTACAAGAACATCACTTTTGGATTTACCTTGTTTTGGTTTGAGGCCTACACTTATTTCTCCGGTCAGCCTGCTTATAATGATTGGTACATGTCATGCTACAATGTCTTCTTCACTTCGCTTCCTGTAATCGCTCTTGGTGTTTTTGATCAGGATGTTTCAGCCAGACTTTGCCTCAAG CATCCTTTATTATATCAAGAGGGTGTGCGGAATATCCTCTTCAATTGGCCCCGTATTCTTGGTTGGATGTTTAATGGACTTCTTAGTTCCATAATCATATACTTCTTAACGACCAACTCAATAACTGGTCCAGCATTCCGCAAAGATGGTCAAGTTGCTGATTATTCGGTTCTTGGGGTGACAATGTATACATGTGTAGTTTGGACTGTAAATTGCCAAATGGCGTTGTCGATCAATTACTTCACATGGATCCAGCATCTGTTCATATGGGGAAGCATTGCCTTTTGGTATATATTCTTGGTGGTTTATGGTTCGATTCCTCCGACATTATCTACCACAGCATACAAGGTTCTTGTCGAAGCTTGTGCTCCGAGCATCCTGTACTGGCTCACCACCCTTCTTGTTGTTATTGCCGCGTTACTACCTCTACTTTCCTATAGGGCTTTTCAGATTCGATTTCAACCTATGGAACATGATAGAATACAAATACAAAGACGAAGGCCAGAAAGCACGGAATATGATGCAACTCAAAGAAGACTTTCAGAAAGTTCGGAGGCCCGGACTTCTAGTGAGTTGCCTTCAGAGGTTAGAATCAGAATAGATAATCTTAAGGCAAGTTCGAAGCGAAAGAACTGA